The following proteins come from a genomic window of Bubalus kerabau isolate K-KA32 ecotype Philippines breed swamp buffalo chromosome 20, PCC_UOA_SB_1v2, whole genome shotgun sequence:
- the ASB14 gene encoding ankyrin repeat and SOCS box protein 14 isoform X1, giving the protein MDNYTSDEDIDDDFDTQLIIQQSLQDSHKPGTAQQSPEDESFLSAYYKKIVETIETGKEDVLSQLTKYHSAFDEADEKGWLPLHKAAVQLNKNILEITLKASKLSVWEQTTHNGETPLFLAVSNCLLENVSFLLLNGCNPNTKNVEGNSPLLTAVLQDSYDMASLLISHGANVNLLCSNKRTALHEAAKLGRRDIVALLLASGAYPDPQSSYGFTPLALAAQSGHTEIMELLLQKGANALGQASDSSSILLEAASGGNPDSVTLLLEYGADANVPKNSGHLPIHVAADRGHLLALKILVPVTDFAAIKRSGISPIHCAAAGAHPKCLELLIQAGFDVNFMLDQRIRKHYDDHRKSALYFAVSNGDVSSVKLLLSAGALPNQDPVNCLQIALRMGNYELVSLLLRHGANVNYFCRVNPLHFPSALQYTLKDEVMLRMLLNYGYDTERCFDCPHGDKAHPFYAFEGWTSTVIKDTMFCEVITLSWLQHLSGKVVRVMLDYVDQVRICSKLKAVLQKQGLWSEIHFILTNPRSLKHLCRLKIRKCMGRLRLRCPVFMSFLPLPNRLKAYVLYKEYDLYEQGIFTGTW; this is encoded by the exons ctttttgagtgcttactataAGAAGATAGTTGAAACAATAGAGAC AGGTAAGGAAGATGTATTGTCACAGTTGACCAAGTACCATTCAGCTTTTGATGAAGCAGATGAGAAAGGCTGGCTTCCTCTCCATAAGGCTGCAGTACAATTAAATAAGAACATTTTGGAAATCACCCTGAAAG CCTCAAAACTCAGTGTGTGGGAGCAAACCACCCACAATGGTGAGACGCCACTGTTTTTGGCTGTCAGTAATTGCCTCTTAGAAAACGTGAGTTTTCTCCTTCtcaatggctgcaatccaaataCCAAGAATGTTGAAGGCAATTCACCTCTTCTTACAG CTGTTCTACAGGACTCCTATGATATGGCCTCCTTGCTGATCAGCCATGGAGCCAATGTCAATCTGTTGTGTTCCAACAAGAGGACAGCGCTCCACGAAGCAGCCAAGCTGGGCAGACGGGACATAGTGGCACTCCTGCTGGCTTCCGGGGCATACCCTGACCCACAGAGCTCCTACGGATTCACTCCTCTTGCTCTTGCTGCCCAAAGCGGACACACTGAAATCATGGAACTCTTACTGCAGAAAG GAGCTAATGCTCTTGGTCAGGCCTCTGACTCTTCTTCCATCTTACTTGAAGCTGCTAGCGGAGGAAATCCAGACTCTGTGACTCTCTTGCTAGAGTATGGAGCTGATGCCAACGTCCCTAAGAATTCAGGTCACCTGCCCATTCATGTAGCAGCTGACAGAGGTCACTTGTT AGCTCTGAAGATTTTGGTTCCCGTTACTGATTTTGCTGCCATTAAGCGGAGTGGCATCAGTCCAATTCACTGTGCAGCAGCAGGAGCACACCCCAAATGTCTGGAACTTCTCATCCAGGCGGGATTTGATGTGAATTTCATGCTCGATCAGAGAATCCGCAAACACTACGATGACCACAGGAAGTCGGCTCTGTATTTCGCTGTATCAAATGGTGACGTCTCTTCAGTTAAGCTGCTTCTGAGTGCTGGAGCTTTGCCTAATCAAGACCCAGTTAACTGCCTCCAGATAGCCCTCAGGATGGGCAATTACGAGCTGGTAAGTCTGCTGCTACGGCACGGGGCGAACGTTAATTACTTCTGCAGAGTCAACCCTTTACATTTCCCATCGGCACTGCAATACACACTGAAAGACGAAGTCATGCTCAGGATGCTGCTGAATTACGGGTATGACACAGAGCGATGCTTTGATTGTCCTCATGGAGACAAAGCTCATCCTTTCTATGCTTTTGAAGGCTGGACGTCTACAGTTATCAAAGATACAATG TTCTGTGAAGTAATAACTTTGTCGTGGCTGCAGCATCTCTCTGGGAAGGTTGTTCGAGTGATGCTTGATTATGTTGACCAAGTTAGGATCTGTTCAAAGTTGAAAGCTGTGCTCCAAAAACAGGGCCTCTGGTCAGAAATCCATTTTATCTTGA CAAACCCTCGCTCTCTTAAACATTTGTGCCGCCTCAAGATCCGGAAATGTATGGGACGTTTACGTCTGCGCTGCCCCGTCTTCATGTCATTTCTTCCATTACCCAATCGTCTAAAGGCATATGTACTTTACAAAGAATACGACCTTTATGAACAAGGAATTTTCACAGGAACCTGGTAA
- the ASB14 gene encoding ankyrin repeat and SOCS box protein 14 isoform X2, with protein sequence MDNYTSDEDIDDDFDTQLIIQQSLQDSHKPGTAQQSPEDESFLSAYYKKIVETIETGKEDVLSQLTKYHSAFDEADEKGWLPLHKAAVQLNKNILEITLKASKLSVWEQTTHNGETPLFLAVSNCLLENVSFLLLNGCNPNTKNVEGNSPLLTAVLQDSYDMASLLISHGANVNLLCSNKRTALHEAAKLGRRDIVALLLASGAYPDPQSSYGFTPLALAAQSGHTEIMELLLQKGANALGQASDSSSILLEAASGGNPDSVTLLLEYGADANVPKNSGHLPIHVAADRGHLLALKILVPVTDFAAIKRSGISPIHCAAAGAHPKCLELLIQAGFDVNFMLDQRIRKHYDDHRKSALYFAVSNGDVSSVKLLLSAGALPNQDPVNCLQIALRMGNYELFCEVITLSWLQHLSGKVVRVMLDYVDQVRICSKLKAVLQKQGLWSEIHFILTNPRSLKHLCRLKIRKCMGRLRLRCPVFMSFLPLPNRLKAYVLYKEYDLYEQGIFTGTW encoded by the exons ctttttgagtgcttactataAGAAGATAGTTGAAACAATAGAGAC AGGTAAGGAAGATGTATTGTCACAGTTGACCAAGTACCATTCAGCTTTTGATGAAGCAGATGAGAAAGGCTGGCTTCCTCTCCATAAGGCTGCAGTACAATTAAATAAGAACATTTTGGAAATCACCCTGAAAG CCTCAAAACTCAGTGTGTGGGAGCAAACCACCCACAATGGTGAGACGCCACTGTTTTTGGCTGTCAGTAATTGCCTCTTAGAAAACGTGAGTTTTCTCCTTCtcaatggctgcaatccaaataCCAAGAATGTTGAAGGCAATTCACCTCTTCTTACAG CTGTTCTACAGGACTCCTATGATATGGCCTCCTTGCTGATCAGCCATGGAGCCAATGTCAATCTGTTGTGTTCCAACAAGAGGACAGCGCTCCACGAAGCAGCCAAGCTGGGCAGACGGGACATAGTGGCACTCCTGCTGGCTTCCGGGGCATACCCTGACCCACAGAGCTCCTACGGATTCACTCCTCTTGCTCTTGCTGCCCAAAGCGGACACACTGAAATCATGGAACTCTTACTGCAGAAAG GAGCTAATGCTCTTGGTCAGGCCTCTGACTCTTCTTCCATCTTACTTGAAGCTGCTAGCGGAGGAAATCCAGACTCTGTGACTCTCTTGCTAGAGTATGGAGCTGATGCCAACGTCCCTAAGAATTCAGGTCACCTGCCCATTCATGTAGCAGCTGACAGAGGTCACTTGTT AGCTCTGAAGATTTTGGTTCCCGTTACTGATTTTGCTGCCATTAAGCGGAGTGGCATCAGTCCAATTCACTGTGCAGCAGCAGGAGCACACCCCAAATGTCTGGAACTTCTCATCCAGGCGGGATTTGATGTGAATTTCATGCTCGATCAGAGAATCCGCAAACACTACGATGACCACAGGAAGTCGGCTCTGTATTTCGCTGTATCAAATGGTGACGTCTCTTCAGTTAAGCTGCTTCTGAGTGCTGGAGCTTTGCCTAATCAAGACCCAGTTAACTGCCTCCAGATAGCCCTCAGGATGGGCAATTACGAGCTG TTCTGTGAAGTAATAACTTTGTCGTGGCTGCAGCATCTCTCTGGGAAGGTTGTTCGAGTGATGCTTGATTATGTTGACCAAGTTAGGATCTGTTCAAAGTTGAAAGCTGTGCTCCAAAAACAGGGCCTCTGGTCAGAAATCCATTTTATCTTGA CAAACCCTCGCTCTCTTAAACATTTGTGCCGCCTCAAGATCCGGAAATGTATGGGACGTTTACGTCTGCGCTGCCCCGTCTTCATGTCATTTCTTCCATTACCCAATCGTCTAAAGGCATATGTACTTTACAAAGAATACGACCTTTATGAACAAGGAATTTTCACAGGAACCTGGTAA